The Streptomyces sp. NL15-2K genome contains a region encoding:
- a CDS encoding helix-turn-helix transcriptional regulator, translated as MPARIQPTARQVRLGAELRKLRETAGMSSREAAGLLGVAPAQMSQFESGNAGITAERVRRLAAHYSCTDSELIDALAEMAVDRRRGWWEKYRGVLPPSFLDLAELEHHATFIQEIATAHVPGVLQTEDYARAVFAYWRPELPESELEPRVEHRMRRGAVLTREQAVPYRVILHESVLRTRVADRSVARNQLDEIVLLAERPNVTVRVIPFDVDGFGGASTALIYAGGPVPVLDTVHRDTPYGSAFVDAAAQLASMRTLFRKVESASLDPARSRDYIHRLGKEL; from the coding sequence ATGCCCGCACGGATTCAGCCGACCGCCCGCCAGGTTCGCCTCGGCGCCGAGCTGCGCAAACTTCGGGAGACGGCGGGCATGTCGTCCCGTGAGGCGGCGGGACTGCTGGGCGTGGCCCCGGCTCAGATGAGTCAGTTCGAGTCAGGCAATGCAGGCATCACCGCGGAGCGCGTGCGAAGGCTCGCGGCTCACTACTCCTGCACGGACTCGGAGTTGATCGACGCCCTCGCGGAGATGGCGGTGGACCGCAGGCGGGGCTGGTGGGAGAAGTACCGAGGTGTACTGCCGCCTTCTTTCCTGGACCTGGCAGAGCTGGAACACCACGCTACGTTCATTCAGGAGATCGCCACCGCGCATGTTCCCGGTGTGCTCCAGACCGAGGACTACGCTCGTGCGGTGTTTGCCTACTGGCGTCCGGAACTCCCGGAGAGCGAGTTGGAACCGAGGGTGGAACACCGCATGCGCCGCGGTGCGGTGCTCACACGAGAGCAGGCGGTTCCCTACAGGGTGATTCTTCATGAGTCTGTGCTGCGTACGCGTGTCGCGGACCGCAGCGTGGCTCGGAACCAGCTCGACGAGATCGTGCTCTTGGCGGAGCGTCCCAACGTCACGGTTCGGGTGATCCCCTTTGACGTTGACGGTTTCGGCGGCGCAAGCACGGCGCTGATTTACGCGGGCGGTCCTGTCCCCGTGCTGGACACTGTCCACAGGGACACCCCGTACGGCTCAGCCTTTGTGGACGCTGCCGCCCAGCTCGCCTCGATGCGAACACTCTTCCGTAAAGTGGAGTCGGCGTCCCTCGACCCGGCCCGGTCCAGGGACTACATCCATCGGCTGGGAAAGGAGTTGTGA
- a CDS encoding ATP-binding protein produces the protein MPESWEYTLYIPNDPLAVPICRRTLRLILTAYGLPHLTEAAELLATELVTNAVQHTKGPAAIKLRAEGAVLRIGVWDADPTPPLPSRNSAPDAETGRGLSLVRDCADTWGWVQQRDVKNIVGTGKYIWCELTAAA, from the coding sequence ATGCCCGAATCCTGGGAGTACACCCTCTACATCCCCAACGACCCCCTCGCCGTCCCCATCTGCCGCCGCACCCTCCGCCTCATCCTCACCGCGTACGGCCTCCCCCACCTCACCGAAGCCGCCGAACTCCTGGCCACCGAGCTGGTCACCAACGCCGTACAGCACACCAAGGGCCCCGCCGCCATAAAGCTCCGCGCAGAGGGCGCCGTACTTCGCATCGGCGTCTGGGACGCCGACCCCACCCCGCCACTCCCCTCCCGGAACTCCGCCCCGGATGCCGAAACAGGCCGCGGCCTCTCGCTCGTACGCGACTGCGCGGACACATGGGGCTGGGTGCAGCAGCGGGACGTCAAAAACATCGTCGGCACCGGCAAATACATCTGGTGCGAACTGACCGCCGCGGCCTGA
- a CDS encoding sigma-70 family RNA polymerase sigma factor translates to MDGAERLRGGPAAAVRDPQLFEEFYRRHVDAVMRFVARRVDDPHTAADLTAEIFLAVLDSAHSYRPRLGSETAWLYGIARNVVSSERRRVAREAERDLRFSGRRLLEADDILRIEDRLDAESPGRRVLAALARLPEGERAVMELIAVDQLTVTEAAAALGIRQVTARVRLHRARKVLREEADVKVPETNPPAVQASSTGAGTPDPSLLQVARGEA, encoded by the coding sequence GTGGACGGCGCGGAACGGTTACGGGGCGGGCCCGCCGCGGCGGTACGTGACCCGCAGCTCTTCGAGGAGTTCTATCGGCGCCACGTGGACGCGGTGATGCGCTTCGTGGCCCGGCGTGTCGACGACCCGCACACCGCGGCTGACCTGACGGCCGAGATCTTCCTCGCCGTCCTCGACTCGGCCCACTCCTACCGGCCCCGCCTCGGCAGCGAGACGGCCTGGCTGTACGGCATCGCGCGCAACGTCGTGTCGTCGGAGCGCCGCCGGGTCGCCCGGGAGGCGGAACGCGATCTGCGCTTCTCCGGGCGGCGGTTGCTGGAGGCCGATGACATCCTCCGCATCGAGGACAGACTCGACGCGGAGAGCCCGGGGCGGCGCGTCCTGGCCGCGCTGGCGAGGCTTCCCGAGGGCGAGCGGGCCGTCATGGAGCTGATCGCGGTGGACCAGCTCACGGTCACGGAGGCGGCGGCCGCGCTGGGCATCCGCCAGGTCACGGCCCGGGTCCGGCTGCACCGGGCACGCAAGGTGCTGCGGGAGGAGGCGGACGTCAAGGTCCCGGAGACCAATCCCCCAGCAGTGCAGGCGAGTTCCACGGGAGCAGGGACGCCGGACCCATCGTTGTTGCAGGTCGCAAGGGGAGAGGCATGA
- a CDS encoding PH domain-containing protein translates to MALFGNAHTVNPGQAQQDYARLLGAGEQVQAAYQLVRDVILFTDRRLILVDKQGITGKKVEYHSIPYRSITHFAVETAGHFDLDAELKIWISGNSMPVEKTFTKGVDIYEVQAILTQFVAR, encoded by the coding sequence ATGGCACTGTTCGGAAACGCGCACACGGTCAACCCGGGTCAGGCGCAGCAGGACTACGCGCGCCTGCTGGGCGCCGGTGAGCAGGTGCAGGCCGCGTACCAGCTGGTGCGCGACGTCATCCTGTTCACCGACCGGCGCCTGATCCTGGTCGACAAGCAGGGCATCACCGGCAAGAAGGTGGAGTACCACTCCATCCCGTACCGCAGCATCACCCACTTCGCGGTGGAGACGGCCGGCCACTTCGACCTCGACGCCGAGCTGAAGATCTGGATCTCGGGCAACTCGATGCCGGTGGAGAAGACGTTCACCAAGGGCGTCGACATCTACGAGGTGCAGGCGATCCTCACGCAGTTCGTGGCGCGGTAA
- a CDS encoding DUF397 domain-containing protein, with amino-acid sequence MIEWQKSSFSGGADGNSCVELAAAEGNLLLRESDDPTRILPLTPHALGALLDRLRACRPHSEAAQGLL; translated from the coding sequence GTGATCGAGTGGCAGAAGTCGTCTTTCTCCGGCGGCGCCGACGGCAACTCGTGCGTGGAACTGGCCGCCGCCGAAGGCAACCTGCTCCTCCGCGAAAGCGACGACCCCACCCGAATACTCCCCCTCACCCCCCACGCCCTCGGCGCCCTCCTCGATCGCCTACGAGCATGCCGGCCCCACTCGGAAGCGGCTCAGGGCCTACTCTGA
- the metG gene encoding methionine--tRNA ligase: MARHLITSALPYINGIKHLGNMVGSMLPADVYSRYLRQRGHDVLYICATDEHGTPAELAAKEQGIPVDEFCAQAHDAQKAVYDGFDLAFDYFGRSSSPQNREITQEIARELKANGFIEERAIRQVYSNADGRFLPDRYIIGTCPHCGYDKARGDQCENCTRVLDPTDLIDARSAISGSSDLEVRETKHLFLLQSALAGEVEAWVDERADNWPVLASSIARKWLTEGLHDRAITRDLDWGVPVPADTWPDLAAEGKVFYVWFDAPIEYIGATKEWADQDPTGNRDWRSWWWESEADVHYTQFMGKDNVPFHSVMFPATLLGTRAPWKKVDVIKAFNWLNYYGGKFSTSQRRGVFTHDALEILPADFWRYFMMANAPESDDSSFTWEHFTATVNKDLADTLGNFVNRVLSFSRKRFGDDVPAGGEPGEAEAKLGEEIVRLLAEYEEQMEAIQFRKAAAALRALWSAGNSYLEEKAPWLEIKTNPEGAALTLRTAMNLIHLYSVVSEPFIPASAKAMRSAFSLSDDTAQWVTADEARALSSVPTGTPFTVPPVLFTKITDDDLETYKERFGGAAE; encoded by the coding sequence ATGGCTCGACACCTCATCACCAGCGCCCTTCCGTACATCAACGGGATCAAGCACCTGGGCAACATGGTGGGGTCCATGCTCCCGGCGGACGTGTACTCCCGGTACCTGCGCCAGCGCGGCCACGACGTCCTGTACATCTGCGCGACGGACGAGCACGGCACCCCCGCCGAGCTGGCCGCGAAGGAGCAGGGCATCCCGGTCGACGAGTTCTGCGCGCAGGCCCACGACGCCCAGAAGGCCGTATACGACGGCTTCGACCTGGCCTTCGACTACTTCGGCCGCAGCTCCTCCCCGCAGAACCGCGAGATCACGCAGGAGATCGCCCGCGAGCTGAAGGCGAACGGCTTCATCGAGGAGCGGGCGATCCGCCAGGTGTACTCGAACGCCGACGGCCGTTTCCTCCCCGACCGCTACATCATCGGCACCTGCCCCCACTGCGGCTACGACAAGGCCCGCGGCGACCAGTGCGAGAACTGCACCCGCGTCCTGGACCCCACCGACCTGATCGACGCCCGCTCGGCGATCAGCGGCAGCAGCGACCTGGAGGTGCGCGAGACCAAGCACCTGTTCCTGCTCCAGTCCGCGCTCGCCGGCGAGGTCGAGGCCTGGGTCGACGAGCGTGCCGACAACTGGCCCGTCCTCGCCTCCTCCATCGCCCGCAAGTGGCTGACGGAGGGCCTGCACGACCGCGCGATCACCCGTGACCTGGACTGGGGCGTCCCGGTCCCGGCCGACACCTGGCCGGACCTGGCGGCTGAGGGCAAGGTCTTCTACGTCTGGTTCGACGCGCCGATCGAGTACATCGGGGCGACGAAGGAGTGGGCGGACCAGGACCCGACCGGCAACCGCGACTGGCGCTCCTGGTGGTGGGAGTCGGAGGCCGACGTCCACTACACGCAGTTCATGGGCAAGGACAACGTCCCCTTCCACAGCGTGATGTTCCCGGCGACCCTGCTGGGCACCCGCGCCCCGTGGAAGAAGGTCGACGTCATCAAGGCCTTCAACTGGCTGAACTACTACGGCGGCAAGTTCTCCACCTCGCAGCGCCGCGGTGTCTTCACGCACGACGCGCTGGAGATCCTGCCCGCCGACTTCTGGCGCTACTTCATGATGGCGAACGCCCCCGAGTCCGACGACTCCTCCTTCACCTGGGAGCACTTCACGGCCACGGTGAACAAGGACCTCGCCGACACCCTCGGCAACTTCGTCAACCGCGTCCTGTCCTTCTCCCGCAAGCGCTTCGGCGACGACGTCCCCGCGGGCGGCGAGCCCGGCGAGGCGGAGGCCAAGCTGGGCGAGGAGATCGTCCGCCTGCTCGCGGAGTACGAGGAGCAGATGGAGGCCATCCAGTTCCGCAAGGCGGCGGCGGCCCTGCGCGCCCTGTGGTCTGCCGGCAACTCCTACCTGGAGGAGAAGGCCCCCTGGCTGGAGATCAAGACCAACCCGGAGGGCGCGGCCCTGACGCTGCGTACGGCGATGAACCTCATCCACCTCTACTCGGTGGTCTCGGAGCCGTTCATCCCGGCCTCGGCGAAGGCCATGCGCTCGGCGTTCTCCCTGTCCGACGACACGGCCCAGTGGGTCACGGCCGACGAGGCCCGCGCCCTGTCCTCCGTCCCGACCGGTACGCCCTTCACGGTTCCCCCGGTCCTCTTCACCAAGATTACGGACGACGACCTGGAGACGTACAAGGAGCGCTTCGGCGGCGCCGCGGAGTGA
- a CDS encoding LLM class flavin-dependent oxidoreductase produces the protein MKFSYAMLPDYPLQESLASIRLADELGFHACYAADETWHKDMWLLFAAAAGQTSRIRLGPSVSPVTLREPSLIAQALATLDELSGGRAEGVVSSGNFGLLAQYGIDWARTRPLSRVKEALHVVRTLLDEGAISYDGEFFSYQGLFTFARPVQERVPLKLGAMRGPKSFEAAGELSDGCHHALSYTREAYDYAVRHIQVGAERAGKDWRALDIGAWVVFATGPDSAAAKDAARSMVGIYASSMPEEQLRRNGVDPGELKPVIDAIAAGDLARGIELTSPEIAERLSIAGTPEECRDKIQREIAPAGVNHMICAVTDRTLVKAFTRRDLEGAADVNTQLRLIHDRITPAFT, from the coding sequence GTGAAGTTCAGCTACGCCATGCTCCCCGACTACCCGCTCCAGGAGTCACTGGCCTCCATCAGGCTCGCCGACGAACTCGGCTTCCACGCCTGCTACGCCGCCGACGAGACCTGGCACAAGGACATGTGGCTGCTGTTCGCGGCGGCGGCCGGGCAGACCAGCCGGATCCGGTTAGGGCCGAGCGTCTCGCCCGTCACGCTCCGCGAGCCGAGCCTCATCGCTCAGGCCCTGGCCACGCTCGACGAACTGTCCGGCGGGCGCGCGGAGGGCGTGGTGTCCAGCGGGAACTTCGGGCTCCTCGCGCAGTACGGCATCGACTGGGCCCGCACGCGCCCGCTGTCCCGGGTCAAGGAGGCGCTGCATGTCGTACGCACCCTGCTGGACGAGGGGGCCATCTCGTACGACGGGGAGTTCTTCTCCTACCAGGGACTGTTCACCTTCGCCCGGCCGGTGCAGGAACGGGTGCCGCTGAAGCTGGGGGCGATGCGCGGGCCCAAGTCCTTCGAGGCGGCGGGTGAGCTGTCGGACGGCTGCCACCACGCGCTGAGCTATACGCGCGAGGCGTACGACTACGCCGTACGGCACATCCAGGTCGGAGCCGAGCGGGCGGGCAAGGACTGGCGGGCGCTCGACATCGGTGCCTGGGTCGTCTTCGCCACCGGACCCGACTCGGCGGCGGCCAAGGACGCGGCCCGCAGCATGGTAGGCATCTACGCCTCCTCGATGCCCGAGGAGCAACTGCGCCGCAACGGCGTGGACCCCGGCGAGCTGAAACCGGTCATCGACGCCATTGCCGCCGGTGACCTGGCCCGCGGCATCGAGCTGACCAGCCCCGAGATCGCCGAGCGTCTCTCCATCGCCGGCACCCCCGAGGAGTGCCGGGACAAGATTCAGCGGGAGATCGCTCCGGCCGGCGTCAACCACATGATCTGTGCCGTCACCGACCGGACCCTCGTGAAGGCCTTCACGCGGCGGGACCTGGAGGGCGCGGCGGATGTGAACACTCAGCTACGGCTGATCCACGACAGGATCACGCCCGCGTTCACCTGA
- a CDS encoding polysaccharide lyase family 1 protein, with product MASPTHRRSLRKRRTVVVTAAVAAAGVGAGLFVMNANAKAVDLYHQALPAKDGWAASGSGTTGGAKADSAHTYTVSTRAQFVKALGSVSDTTPRIIKVKGTIDANTDDSGKKLGCADYAAGTGYSPASYLKAYDPATWGKKAPSGGQEDARAAAAAKQKKNIVFRVPANTTIVGVPGTNAGIKGGSLQVQNVDNVIVRNLTFAATEDCFPQWDPTDGSAGEWNSNYDSVTLRGATHVWADHNTFTDAPFFDSRLKTYFGRKYQVHDGALDITNGSDLVTVERNQFTNHDKTMLIGSSDTDSTGKLRVSIHHNVWKGIAQRAPLARIGQIHLYNNFYDTATLNGYAAKYSLDSRAKAQVVAEHNAWQLPSGAKVAKLLSGDGTGSVAGGGNLVNGTATDIVAAYNAANSKKLKTTVNWTPTLTAGLEKSAKSLQTVLPKTTGAGVLS from the coding sequence GTGGCATCCCCTACTCACCGCCGGTCCCTCCGCAAGCGGCGCACGGTCGTCGTCACCGCCGCCGTCGCGGCGGCCGGTGTCGGCGCCGGCTTATTCGTGATGAACGCGAACGCCAAGGCCGTCGACCTGTACCACCAGGCCCTGCCCGCCAAGGACGGCTGGGCGGCCTCCGGATCCGGTACGACCGGTGGCGCCAAGGCCGACTCCGCGCACACGTACACCGTGTCCACCCGCGCGCAGTTCGTGAAGGCGCTGGGGTCGGTCTCCGACACCACCCCGCGGATCATCAAGGTCAAGGGCACCATCGACGCCAACACCGACGACTCGGGCAAGAAGCTGGGCTGCGCCGACTACGCCGCCGGTACCGGGTACTCGCCGGCCTCGTACCTGAAGGCGTACGACCCCGCCACCTGGGGCAAGAAGGCGCCGTCGGGCGGCCAGGAGGACGCCCGCGCGGCCGCCGCGGCCAAGCAGAAGAAGAACATCGTCTTCAGGGTGCCCGCCAACACCACCATCGTGGGCGTCCCGGGCACGAACGCCGGGATCAAGGGCGGCAGCCTCCAGGTGCAGAACGTGGACAACGTCATCGTCCGCAACCTCACCTTCGCCGCCACCGAGGACTGCTTCCCGCAGTGGGACCCGACGGACGGCTCGGCGGGCGAGTGGAACTCCAACTACGACTCCGTCACCCTGCGCGGGGCGACCCATGTGTGGGCGGACCACAACACGTTCACCGACGCGCCGTTCTTCGACAGCCGGCTGAAGACGTACTTCGGCCGCAAGTACCAGGTCCACGACGGCGCCCTCGACATCACCAACGGCTCCGACCTGGTGACCGTGGAGCGCAATCAGTTCACCAACCACGACAAGACGATGCTGATCGGCAGCAGCGACACCGACAGCACCGGCAAGTTGCGCGTCTCCATCCACCACAACGTGTGGAAGGGCATCGCCCAGAGGGCGCCCCTGGCCCGTATCGGCCAGATCCACCTCTACAACAACTTCTACGACACGGCCACGCTCAACGGCTACGCGGCCAAGTACAGCCTCGACTCGCGGGCCAAGGCCCAGGTCGTCGCCGAGCACAACGCCTGGCAGCTGCCGTCCGGCGCGAAGGTCGCCAAGCTGCTCAGCGGCGACGGCACGGGGTCGGTCGCGGGCGGCGGCAACCTCGTCAACGGGACGGCCACCGACATCGTCGCCGCGTACAACGCCGCGAACTCGAAGAAGCTGAAGACGACCGTCAACTGGACGCCGACGCTCACGGCGGGCCTGGAGAAGTCGGCGAAGAGCCTGCAGACGGTCCTGCCGAAGACCACGGGCGCCGGGGTTCTTTCCTGA
- a CDS encoding acyltransferase produces MEPPPLVPPAPRQSPSVTSRLPVSATPVGLSRLGWLDALRGIAALVVVFDHSSYSFMAEFRRELMPEFNTSRYGIMVFFLVSGYIIPASLERRGCVRTFWIGRIFRVYPLWAAVVTVVLAVNLMGIAEMRDFGRQSAAMVAAAHVTMLQELLGTPNLLLILWTLSYEMAFYLLVVALFTVRMHQRSAAVAVTLAVLAAVSAAAGVVPPASALSGVVGTGPLVVFASIAMVVAICCAIARSLVLRVFGGVLGGVLALVLVSLNGTVPLWESLVILAVMFLGTAVHRTEHGQNTRRYTACTAVVVVACAVGSVYRYGDGSHFTRRGWIAAFLLAVLTFGVGLTLRRRPIPRPLIRLGTISYSVYLVHPVLLAVTDGTIGRWRQDNLLLEVAFFAVLLPLCVLTYRYIEAPSQTWGRKLARRGGRQPVCQATPDSRGAGSQTTGTDLKS; encoded by the coding sequence ATGGAACCCCCGCCCCTCGTCCCTCCTGCGCCGCGTCAGTCACCATCCGTAACATCACGGTTACCCGTTTCCGCCACACCGGTGGGCCTGTCGCGGTTGGGCTGGCTGGACGCGTTGCGCGGCATCGCGGCACTCGTCGTGGTGTTCGACCACTCGTCGTACTCCTTCATGGCGGAGTTCCGGCGGGAGTTGATGCCCGAGTTCAACACCAGCCGGTACGGCATCATGGTGTTTTTCCTGGTGAGCGGCTACATCATCCCCGCGTCGCTGGAGCGCCGGGGCTGCGTCCGGACATTCTGGATCGGACGGATCTTCCGTGTGTACCCGCTGTGGGCGGCCGTCGTCACGGTAGTCCTTGCCGTCAACCTCATGGGCATTGCGGAGATGCGTGACTTCGGTCGGCAGAGCGCTGCCATGGTGGCTGCCGCGCACGTCACCATGCTCCAGGAGTTGCTGGGGACACCCAATCTCCTGCTCATCCTGTGGACGCTCTCGTACGAGATGGCCTTCTACCTACTGGTCGTCGCTCTCTTCACGGTCCGCATGCACCAGCGGTCGGCAGCGGTCGCCGTCACCTTGGCCGTGCTCGCCGCCGTGAGCGCGGCGGCAGGGGTCGTGCCACCGGCCTCCGCCCTCTCGGGCGTGGTCGGCACCGGCCCGCTGGTCGTGTTCGCCTCGATCGCCATGGTGGTCGCCATCTGCTGTGCGATCGCCAGGTCACTCGTACTCCGGGTGTTCGGGGGCGTGTTGGGCGGGGTACTGGCGCTCGTTCTGGTTTCTCTCAACGGCACGGTCCCCCTGTGGGAGAGCCTGGTGATCCTCGCCGTGATGTTCCTCGGCACCGCCGTCCACCGCACCGAGCACGGTCAGAACACCCGGCGGTACACGGCCTGCACAGCTGTCGTCGTGGTCGCCTGCGCCGTAGGGAGCGTGTACCGGTACGGCGATGGGTCCCATTTCACCCGGCGCGGCTGGATCGCTGCGTTCCTGCTGGCCGTACTCACGTTCGGTGTCGGGCTGACGCTGCGCCGCCGGCCGATACCGCGCCCGCTGATCCGACTGGGAACCATCAGCTACTCGGTCTACCTGGTGCATCCGGTGCTGCTGGCGGTGACCGACGGCACGATCGGCCGGTGGCGGCAGGACAATCTCCTGCTCGAAGTGGCGTTCTTCGCCGTGCTGCTGCCGCTGTGCGTGCTGACCTACCGCTACATCGAGGCGCCGAGCCAGACATGGGGCCGCAAGTTGGCACGCCGCGGCGGCCGGCAGCCGGTGTGCCAGGCGACGCCGGATTCACGAGGCGCGGGATCGCAAACCACAGGTACCGACCTCAAGTCTTAA
- a CDS encoding NUDIX hydrolase translates to MAIRPSWSSGLVRRWTGNHGEVPHPAVPPLAVDDRGNALVSFARRAEGAPPCDAPLTAALVAIWHADRVLMVFDRFRQGWELPGGRVEKGESPRQAATRELLEESGQEPDGPLRFIGYAGFVLAPDQRAEYAALFAGRTTDIREFQDNEEIEAIRWWNLREAIPGRVQRLDAYLAGLTRESGSCLSHRPRRG, encoded by the coding sequence GTGGCGATTCGTCCGTCGTGGTCGAGTGGACTGGTACGGCGATGGACTGGGAATCACGGGGAGGTGCCTCACCCCGCAGTCCCCCCGCTCGCAGTCGATGATCGCGGCAACGCCTTGGTCTCCTTCGCACGCAGGGCCGAAGGGGCGCCACCGTGTGACGCGCCACTGACGGCGGCTTTGGTCGCCATCTGGCACGCCGACCGTGTCCTCATGGTCTTCGATCGGTTCCGTCAAGGCTGGGAACTGCCCGGTGGGCGCGTGGAGAAAGGTGAATCCCCTCGCCAGGCGGCCACACGTGAGTTACTGGAAGAGAGCGGTCAAGAGCCCGACGGACCATTACGGTTCATCGGCTACGCGGGCTTTGTACTCGCGCCCGACCAGCGAGCCGAGTACGCGGCGTTGTTCGCGGGCCGTACCACCGATATTCGGGAGTTCCAGGACAACGAGGAGATCGAGGCCATCCGCTGGTGGAACCTCCGGGAAGCCATTCCGGGGCGAGTTCAACGCCTGGACGCCTATCTCGCCGGGCTCACCCGCGAGTCGGGCTCCTGTCTCTCCCACCGTCCACGGCGAGGTTAA
- a CDS encoding DoxX family protein produces the protein MFGTLMLLVGPALGFRLLGLLGTRRFATWQASATHGLAVMLVATATAHFTPPSVSMLPNHDDLTAMVPPFVPFPRAMVHVTGVLELLGAAGLIRATTRPAAGTGLAALFVLMLPANIYAALEDIPLNGAPATPLWFRIPEQLLFIALALWAATTAHTIRRGLLNAIRPSTSGSPVIGEQNPVKRQILVQSRP, from the coding sequence ATGTTCGGTACCCTCATGCTCCTCGTCGGCCCGGCGCTGGGATTTCGCCTGCTCGGCTTACTGGGGACCAGACGGTTCGCGACCTGGCAAGCCAGTGCCACGCACGGCTTGGCGGTCATGCTCGTGGCCACCGCGACCGCGCACTTCACACCACCAAGCGTCAGCATGTTGCCCAACCACGACGACCTGACAGCCATGGTGCCGCCGTTCGTGCCGTTTCCTCGTGCAATGGTCCACGTGACCGGCGTACTTGAGCTCCTCGGTGCCGCCGGACTCATCCGAGCCACGACACGTCCGGCGGCCGGGACCGGCCTGGCCGCGCTCTTCGTGCTGATGCTCCCGGCCAACATCTACGCCGCCCTCGAGGACATCCCGCTCAACGGCGCCCCAGCCACTCCGTTGTGGTTCAGGATTCCCGAGCAGCTGCTCTTCATCGCCCTCGCATTGTGGGCGGCCACAACTGCTCACACGATCCGCCGAGGTCTGCTGAACGCGATCCGCCCCAGCACCAGCGGCAGCCCGGTAATTGGAGAACAGAATCCTGTGAAGAGACAGATCCTGGTTCAGAGTAGGCCCTGA